A region from the Candidatus Electrothrix scaldis genome encodes:
- a CDS encoding VOC family protein, with protein sequence MKFRGINHLALVTADMEATIRFWRDLMGMRLIHGFGEGDFRQYFFEIDEQSCLAFFEWDGAEPIAKKLHGQPISGPRVFDHIAFELDSQEEVWALKDKLEAAGFACSDMIDHDFIHSVYSFDPNGIPIEFCYEIKGREIRRKPVINDSSPPPAAQEGADPQPGIWPEVTQPTPEKAWAVKPGDSSGFFKK encoded by the coding sequence ATGAAATTTAGAGGGATTAATCACTTGGCCTTAGTGACTGCGGATATGGAGGCAACCATCCGTTTCTGGCGGGATCTTATGGGAATGCGATTAATCCACGGTTTTGGCGAAGGTGACTTTCGCCAATATTTCTTTGAAATTGATGAGCAGAGTTGCTTGGCCTTTTTTGAGTGGGACGGAGCCGAACCCATAGCCAAGAAGTTGCACGGACAGCCTATTTCTGGTCCCCGTGTTTTTGATCATATAGCCTTTGAGCTGGACTCCCAAGAAGAAGTTTGGGCTCTTAAAGATAAGCTGGAAGCCGCAGGTTTTGCCTGTTCCGATATGATCGACCATGATTTTATTCACTCTGTCTATTCCTTTGATCCGAATGGAATTCCCATTGAATTCTGCTACGAAATCAAGGGCAGAGAAATTCGCAGAAAGCCGGTTATCAATGATTCATCACCTCCTCCTGCGGCGCAAGAAGGAGCTGATCCACAGCCAGGAATTTGGCCGGAGGTAACTCAACCCACACCGGAAAAAGCATGGGCAGTTAAACCAGGCGATAGCAGCGGCTTCTTTAAAAAATGA
- a CDS encoding class GN sortase, with amino-acid sequence MKINCSWKIIFFPALIGLICIGNGLWIHGKALLAQELLCRAWEQTLVQGEAVKPWPWADTWPVARLRAEQYEQDLIVLAGQSGQALAFGPGMLEASAEPGQPGACILAAHRDTHFSFLQKIKQGDILTLEDRQGIEWRYKVNETTVRLATELYLT; translated from the coding sequence ATGAAGATAAATTGCTCATGGAAAATTATTTTCTTCCCCGCACTTATTGGACTTATATGCATTGGAAACGGGTTATGGATACACGGTAAGGCTCTTTTAGCCCAGGAACTCCTATGTCGGGCCTGGGAACAAACCTTGGTTCAGGGAGAAGCGGTAAAACCCTGGCCCTGGGCTGATACATGGCCCGTGGCCCGATTGCGCGCAGAACAATACGAACAGGATCTCATCGTACTTGCCGGACAATCAGGACAGGCCCTTGCCTTTGGCCCTGGAATGCTGGAGGCCAGTGCAGAACCTGGGCAGCCAGGAGCCTGCATCCTAGCTGCTCATCGGGATACCCATTTCAGTTTTCTCCAGAAGATCAAACAGGGAGACATCCTCACTCTGGAGGATAGGCAAGGTATAGAATGGCGTTATAAAGTGAACGAAACGACAGTACGATTAGCGACAGAGCTTTATTTGACCTAA